A single Sphingopyxis chilensis DNA region contains:
- a CDS encoding acetolactate synthase large subunit — MKKASDLFIECLEEEGVEYIFGVPGEENLDFLDSLSRSTKIKLILTRHEQGAGFMAATYGRHTGKTGVCLATLGPGATNFVTAAAYAQLGGMPMMMITGQKPIKKSKQGRFQILDVVAMMGPITKYTHQMASSDNIPSRVREAFRLAEEEKPGAVHIELPEDIADEHTDSTPLKRSHSRRPNADSKSIREAVKALENAKSPVLVIGAGANRTMTSRMLLQFIEKTGIPFLTTQLGKGVIDERHPKFLGCAALSAGDFVHRAVEASDCIVNLGHDVIEKPPFFMQRGGPTVIHVSTKTAEVDPVYFPDIEVIGDIANAVWQMKEDIVPNGGWKFDHLLAYRKAEVEHTASLAKDERFPIFPPHLVQSVRDAMPDDGIICLDNGVYKIWFARGYTACKPNTVLLDNALATMGAGLPSAMMSAMVYPGRKVMAICGDGGFMMNSQEMETAVRLGLNITVLILNDNSYGMIRWKQANMGFKDWGLTYGNPDFVKYAEAYGASGHRVESAAHLKELLTHTRDTPGVHLIDCPVDYSENDQILNNDIKRLSKEL; from the coding sequence ATGAAAAAAGCATCCGACCTGTTCATCGAGTGCCTGGAAGAAGAAGGCGTCGAATATATTTTCGGCGTTCCGGGCGAGGAAAATCTCGATTTCCTCGACAGCCTTTCGCGCTCGACCAAGATCAAGCTGATCCTGACCCGGCACGAGCAGGGCGCGGGCTTCATGGCCGCCACATACGGACGCCATACCGGCAAGACCGGCGTATGCCTTGCGACGCTCGGGCCGGGCGCGACGAACTTCGTTACCGCGGCGGCCTATGCGCAATTGGGCGGCATGCCGATGATGATGATCACCGGGCAAAAGCCGATCAAGAAATCGAAGCAAGGCCGCTTCCAGATTCTCGACGTCGTCGCGATGATGGGGCCGATCACCAAATATACGCACCAGATGGCGTCGTCGGACAATATCCCGAGCCGCGTGCGCGAAGCCTTCCGCCTCGCCGAAGAGGAAAAGCCCGGCGCGGTGCATATCGAGCTGCCCGAGGATATCGCCGACGAGCATACCGACTCGACCCCGTTGAAGCGCAGCCATTCACGCCGCCCCAACGCCGATTCCAAATCGATCCGCGAGGCGGTGAAGGCGCTCGAAAATGCGAAGTCGCCGGTGCTGGTGATCGGCGCGGGCGCGAACCGCACGATGACGAGCCGGATGCTGCTGCAATTCATCGAAAAGACCGGCATACCCTTCCTGACGACGCAGCTCGGCAAGGGCGTGATCGATGAGCGGCACCCGAAATTCCTCGGCTGCGCAGCATTGAGCGCGGGCGATTTCGTCCACCGCGCGGTCGAGGCGTCCGACTGCATCGTCAATCTTGGTCACGATGTGATCGAAAAGCCGCCCTTCTTCATGCAGCGCGGCGGCCCGACGGTGATCCATGTGTCGACCAAGACCGCCGAGGTCGATCCCGTCTATTTCCCCGACATCGAGGTGATCGGCGACATCGCCAACGCGGTCTGGCAGATGAAGGAGGACATCGTCCCCAACGGCGGGTGGAAGTTCGATCACCTGCTCGCCTATCGCAAGGCCGAGGTCGAGCATACCGCGTCGCTGGCGAAGGACGAGCGTTTCCCCATCTTTCCGCCGCACCTGGTGCAGTCGGTTCGCGATGCGATGCCCGACGACGGGATCATCTGCCTCGACAATGGCGTCTACAAGATCTGGTTCGCGCGCGGCTATACCGCGTGCAAGCCGAACACGGTGCTGCTCGACAATGCGCTCGCGACGATGGGCGCGGGGCTGCCGTCCGCGATGATGTCGGCGATGGTCTATCCGGGGCGCAAAGTCATGGCGATCTGCGGCGACGGCGGCTTCATGATGAACAGTCAGGAGATGGAGACCGCGGTGCGCCTCGGCCTCAACATCACCGTGCTGATCCTCAACGACAACAGCTATGGCATGATCCGCTGGAAACAGGCGAACATGGGCTTCAAGGATTGGGGGCTGACCTATGGCAACCCCGACTTCGTCAAATATGCCGAGGCTTATGGAGCCAGCGGCCACCGCGTCGAAAGCGCGGCGCATCTGAAGGAACTTCTCACGCATACGCGCGATACTCCGGGGGTGCACCTGATCGACTGCCCGGTCGATTATTCGGAGAATGACCAGATTTTGAACAATGATATCAAGCGATTGTCGAAGGAGCTGTAA
- the cobT gene encoding cobaltochelatase subunit CobT: MSASTPLDDFKAALSSVARAVTRDAEVEVGFTADAPAQVGKAIKVPTPSRTLPADQVAEARGFADAYALRMKHHSDKIHNAARPAEPVAAAAFDAMERARVEALGARHMNGMRGNLAASLAMRMRSDPISRAQNREDVPISSALELMLREALTGEQAPQGTETGLSLVREWITNEAGGDLTALSMLLDDQAAFAETAKLALRHLDLIQSDEPLEEGSEDGGEQDESEAEESQEEQESEDGGAGESQVDARAEMAGDQADDGDSDPDAQEMEADGEPEMGGEGDEGMLPVRPNRLPSDIPDFNYLRFTEKHDEIVAATELCDADELTRLRAYLDQQMTHLQGAVTKLANRLQRRLMAQQNRAWDFDQEEGQLDAARLARVIVSPGQSLSYKIERDTDFRDTVVTLLIDNSGSMRGRPISIAAISADILARTLERCGVKTEILGFTTRTWKGGQSREDWLAAGRPAHPGRLNDLRHIIYKPADEPYRRARKSLGLMMREGLLKENIDGEALMWAHHRIINRPEERRILMVISDGAPVDDSTLSVNHGAYLDQHLRQVIEWIENRSPVELCAIGIGHDVTRYYSRAVTIMDAEQLGGTMVEQLAGLFDID; this comes from the coding sequence ATGTCTGCCTCCACTCCCCTCGACGATTTCAAGGCCGCGCTGTCGAGCGTCGCGCGCGCGGTGACGCGCGATGCCGAGGTCGAGGTCGGCTTCACCGCCGACGCGCCGGCGCAGGTCGGCAAGGCGATCAAGGTGCCGACGCCGTCGCGCACATTGCCCGCCGACCAGGTCGCCGAGGCGCGAGGTTTCGCGGACGCTTATGCGCTGCGGATGAAGCATCACAGCGACAAGATCCATAATGCCGCCCGCCCCGCCGAACCCGTCGCCGCCGCGGCCTTCGACGCGATGGAGCGCGCGCGCGTCGAGGCGCTGGGCGCGCGGCATATGAACGGGATGCGCGGCAATCTGGCGGCCAGCCTCGCGATGCGGATGCGTAGCGATCCGATCAGCCGGGCCCAGAATCGTGAAGACGTACCCATTTCGAGCGCGCTCGAACTGATGCTGCGCGAGGCGCTGACCGGCGAGCAGGCGCCGCAGGGGACCGAAACCGGCCTTTCGCTTGTGCGCGAATGGATCACCAACGAGGCGGGCGGCGACCTCACCGCGCTGTCGATGCTGCTCGACGATCAGGCGGCCTTTGCCGAAACCGCGAAACTGGCGCTGCGCCACCTCGACCTCATTCAGAGCGACGAGCCGCTCGAGGAGGGCAGCGAGGACGGCGGCGAGCAGGATGAGAGCGAGGCCGAAGAGAGCCAGGAAGAGCAGGAAAGCGAAGACGGCGGCGCCGGCGAAAGCCAGGTCGATGCGCGCGCCGAAATGGCGGGCGATCAGGCCGACGACGGCGACAGCGACCCCGACGCACAGGAAATGGAGGCCGACGGCGAACCCGAAATGGGCGGCGAAGGCGACGAGGGGATGCTGCCGGTGCGTCCCAACCGCCTGCCGAGCGACATTCCCGATTTCAACTATCTGCGCTTCACCGAAAAGCATGACGAGATCGTCGCCGCGACCGAGCTGTGCGATGCCGATGAACTCACCCGCCTGCGCGCCTATCTCGACCAGCAGATGACGCATCTGCAGGGCGCGGTGACCAAACTCGCGAACCGCCTCCAGCGCCGGTTGATGGCGCAGCAGAACCGCGCGTGGGATTTCGACCAGGAGGAAGGCCAGCTCGACGCCGCACGGCTTGCGCGCGTCATCGTCTCGCCGGGCCAGTCGCTCTCCTACAAGATCGAGCGCGATACCGATTTCCGCGATACCGTCGTCACCCTACTCATCGATAATTCGGGGTCGATGCGCGGGCGGCCGATCAGCATCGCCGCGATCAGCGCCGACATCCTCGCGCGCACGCTCGAACGCTGCGGCGTGAAGACCGAAATCCTCGGCTTTACCACGCGGACGTGGAAGGGCGGGCAGAGCCGCGAGGACTGGCTAGCCGCGGGGCGCCCTGCGCACCCCGGCCGCCTCAATGACCTCAGGCACATCATCTACAAGCCGGCGGACGAGCCCTATCGCCGCGCGCGCAAGTCTCTGGGGTTGATGATGCGCGAGGGGCTGCTGAAAGAGAATATCGACGGCGAGGCGCTGATGTGGGCGCACCATCGCATCATCAATCGCCCCGAGGAACGCCGCATCCTGATGGTGATCAGCGACGGCGCGCCGGTCGACGACAGCACGCTGTCGGTGAACCACGGCGCCTATCTGGATCAGCACCTTCGCCAGGTGATCGAATGGATCGAAAACCGCTCGCCGGTCGAGCTGTGCGCGATCGGCATCGGGCACGACGTGACGCGTTATTACAGCCGCGCGGTGACGATCATGGACGCCGAACAATTGGGCGGGACGATGGTCGAGCAATTGGCAGGGCTGTTCGATATCGATTGA